The Dehalococcoidia bacterium genome segment TTCCTGGAGGTTGCGCTCGTACTCTTCGGCCGGTTTTGGCACGCGCGCCTCCAGGACTTCGTTCAGGATCGCGTAGAAATTAGCGCCGAGGTAATGCAGCGGCTTCTCATCGTTGTCCACGAGCAGCCAATGGTCCGTGAACGCATCCTCCTCGGCGGCCGCGGCGACCACGCGGCCGATGAGGAGAATGTGGTCCCCGACCTCATACTCCTCTTCGAGGCCGCACTCGAGCCAGCCGACGCAGCCCTCGAGCAGGACCGTCTCCACCCGCCGCGCGCGAAAGGTGGGCAGCTTCGTGAGTTCCAGCTTGTCGATATCTGCGCCGCTGACGCTCCCCAGAAACTGCACGTGGTGCAGGAGTCGCCGCGTGGGGATGTTCAGGGCGAATTCCTCGACCTTGTGGACGATGTCGTAGGTGTAGCGCTCAGGGCTGATCGAGACGGCGATTAACGGCGGCCGGATACTCACCGGCATCACATAGGCCACGGGCATGACGTTGTGCTTCCCGCGGTAAGAGCAAGTGAGGAGGGTGATGGGGGCCCCGGCGAGCAGGCGCCGACCGTCGACTTCGTCCAGGTTCCGCCGCATGCCTGGAGTATACGGCCATGGCAATCGAGGGCAGACGAAGCGACCCGCCCGGGCCGTCCGCTCATCGAGCTGGCCCATGACCGGCCGCCACAGCGGCCACAATCCCGAGGGGTC includes the following:
- a CDS encoding flavin reductase family protein, which gives rise to MRRNLDEVDGRRLLAGAPITLLTCSYRGKHNVMPVAYVMPVSIRPPLIAVSISPERYTYDIVHKVEEFALNIPTRRLLHHVQFLGSVSGADIDKLELTKLPTFRARRVETVLLEGCVGWLECGLEEEYEVGDHILLIGRVVAAAAEEDAFTDHWLLVDNDEKPLHYLGANFYAILNEVLEARVPKPAEEYERNLQEVAAEQLELTREAEERRAEEEAEREEFRRREGFERPE